A region of bacterium DNA encodes the following proteins:
- the glpX gene encoding class II fructose-bisphosphatase, producing the protein MSLYNHEPQWGDREPPHHPGLGLVRVTESAALAASRWMGRGDRDAADQAAQDAMARSLNLLPMRGRIVSGEEGRLRATSPLDSGMDVGTGEGPELDVEVNAIDGATLVAKGKPGALAAAALAPRGAMWRPGPAVYMYKLVVDRTVAGAIGPEALDAPIGWTLAAVARAKGKDIRDLAVFIVNRPRHDSLIADVRKAGARVVLRGGGDVGGSLLAADARAGIDLMLGVGGAAEGLLAACAVKALGGAMLARVEPNDAAEKQACLDAGMDLARVLTTDDLIKGDEVFFSATGVTESAMLAGVRLFGDTAETQSLVLRYETGTRRFMATEHRLR; encoded by the coding sequence ATGAGCCTTTACAACCACGAGCCCCAGTGGGGCGACCGCGAACCGCCGCATCACCCCGGCCTGGGGCTGGTGCGCGTGACCGAATCGGCGGCGCTGGCCGCCTCGCGCTGGATGGGGCGCGGCGATCGCGATGCCGCCGACCAGGCCGCGCAGGACGCCATGGCGCGCTCGCTGAACCTGCTGCCCATGCGCGGGCGCATCGTCAGCGGCGAGGAGGGACGCCTGCGCGCCACCTCGCCGCTCGACAGCGGGATGGACGTGGGCACGGGCGAAGGGCCGGAGCTGGACGTCGAGGTGAACGCCATCGACGGCGCCACGCTGGTGGCCAAGGGCAAGCCCGGTGCGCTGGCAGCCGCGGCGCTGGCCCCGCGCGGGGCGATGTGGCGTCCCGGTCCGGCCGTCTACATGTACAAGCTGGTGGTCGACCGCACGGTGGCCGGCGCGATCGGGCCCGAGGCGCTCGATGCCCCCATCGGCTGGACGCTGGCGGCCGTGGCGCGCGCCAAGGGCAAGGACATCCGCGACCTGGCCGTGTTCATCGTGAACCGGCCGCGGCACGACTCGTTGATCGCCGATGTGCGCAAGGCCGGCGCCCGCGTGGTGCTGCGCGGCGGCGGCGACGTGGGCGGCTCGCTGCTGGCGGCCGACGCGCGCGCCGGCATCGACCTGATGCTGGGCGTGGGCGGCGCTGCCGAAGGCCTGCTGGCCGCGTGCGCGGTGAAGGCGCTGGGCGGGGCCATGCTCGCGCGCGTGGAACCGAATGACGCGGCCGAGAAGCAGGCCTGCCTCGACGCCGGGATGGACCTGGCCCGCGTCCTGACGACCGATGACCTGATCAAGGGAGACGAGGTGTTCTTCTCGGCCACGGGCGTGACCGAGAGCGCCATGCTCGCGGGCGTGCGCCTGTTCGGCGATACGGCCGAGACGCAATCACTCGTCCTGCGCTACGAGACCGGCACCCGCCGCTTCATGGCCACGGAGCACCGCCTGCGTTGA
- a CDS encoding GAF domain-containing protein, translated as MSHDMDPPTPADDASSRSPTAERARDVLHSTLDLLQLVDCASIDEIIQRGLDESVRLTDSCIGYFHFINADQATIRLHTWSTGTKRICTTVEATHYPIAQAGIWVDCVHRREPVIHNDYAAEPHRKGLPQGHAVLMRDLGVPVFEEGRIAATLGVGNKETAYDQDDVELTQLLANTIWSIVQRKRVQEHLREQIVARTEELRQRNEQLQQALADVQTLSGIVPICSYCKQIRDDRGFWNHLESYLSRHTEARFSHGICPACAAKEFPDLPLHPPDN; from the coding sequence ATGTCCCATGATATGGATCCACCGACGCCGGCGGATGACGCCAGCTCCAGGTCGCCAACGGCGGAACGCGCCCGCGATGTCCTTCACTCCACGCTCGACCTGCTCCAGCTGGTCGACTGCGCCTCGATCGACGAGATCATCCAGCGGGGGCTCGACGAGTCGGTGCGCCTGACGGACAGCTGCATCGGCTATTTCCATTTCATCAATGCCGACCAGGCCACCATCCGGCTGCACACCTGGTCCACCGGCACGAAGCGGATCTGCACCACGGTCGAGGCCACGCACTATCCCATCGCGCAGGCAGGCATCTGGGTCGACTGCGTGCATCGCCGCGAACCCGTCATCCACAACGACTACGCCGCCGAGCCGCACCGCAAGGGATTGCCGCAGGGCCACGCCGTCCTGATGCGCGACCTGGGTGTGCCGGTGTTCGAGGAAGGGCGCATTGCCGCGACGCTGGGCGTGGGCAACAAGGAGACGGCGTACGACCAGGACGATGTCGAGCTGACGCAGCTGCTGGCCAACACCATCTGGAGCATCGTCCAGCGCAAGCGCGTGCAGGAGCACCTGCGCGAACAGATCGTGGCCCGCACCGAGGAGTTGCGCCAGCGCAACGAGCAGTTGCAGCAGGCGCTGGCCGATGTGCAGACGCTCAGCGGCATCGTGCCCATCTGTTCCTACTGCAAGCAGATCCGCGACGATCGTGGCTTCTGGAACCACCTCGAGTCGTACCTGTCGCGGCATACCGAGGCGCGGTTCAGCCACGGTATCTGCCCGGCGTGCGCGGCCAAGGAATTCCCCGACCTGCCGCTGCACCCGCCCGACAACTGA
- a CDS encoding endonuclease/exonuclease/phosphatase family protein, with translation MSPRNLFRTPGPVVLCALLTLAALPARADLMPIQLDGDFDDWAEVTPLHTDPAGDGGTVDFRAVAVANDQDFLYIRFEVTGDVQPDEQQSMELYLDTDLNAATGTSFGGIGAELVWRFGLRNGTFRPATTNYTVYHDNVGLMMGPTVSGNQFEVALRRGSVPAGSTSFMTGAAVRFILRDATSGDLAPNTGSISYTFTVGSDVAPTLPLGRNDPSHIRIMSWNILSDGLWTASKQPAQNRIFDAIDPDFMVLCEVWNHTAAQTAAQVEVFLPSGPGEQWYAAKIDDGNVIVSRFPILQTWLVNNNTSLRETAALLDLGPSQSTDLLFIGAHLRCCTDDATRQEEADGIISFLRDARTAGGRLTLPANTPVIMAGDMNLVGWQQQLDTILTGDIIDNGTYGVDSPPDWDGTAFAVPPSRHPDGRASYTWRSDTSTFYPGVLDWIFYTDSALTLHNHFILETRTMQPATLTATGLLASDIPTASDHAPRVADFTVGTYVASVPGAGSSVGAAARLLPNAPNPFNPSTQLRFALDAAGDAALNVYDVQGRLVRAFPAAGYDAGVHSVVWDGRDFGGRPVASGVYQVVLSARVGGELVREVRSVVLVE, from the coding sequence GTGTCGCCCAGAAACCTGTTCCGGACCCCCGGCCCGGTCGTGTTGTGCGCGCTGCTTACACTGGCGGCCCTGCCCGCCCGTGCCGACCTCATGCCCATCCAGCTGGATGGCGATTTCGACGACTGGGCGGAAGTGACGCCGCTGCACACCGACCCGGCCGGCGACGGCGGCACCGTCGACTTCCGCGCCGTGGCGGTGGCCAACGACCAGGACTTCCTCTACATCCGCTTCGAGGTGACCGGCGACGTGCAGCCCGACGAGCAGCAGTCGATGGAGCTGTACCTCGACACCGACCTGAACGCGGCCACGGGCACTTCGTTCGGCGGCATCGGCGCCGAGCTGGTCTGGAGATTCGGCTTGCGCAACGGCACCTTCCGGCCGGCCACGACGAACTACACGGTGTACCACGACAACGTGGGCCTGATGATGGGCCCCACCGTGAGCGGCAACCAGTTCGAGGTGGCGCTGCGCCGCGGCAGCGTGCCGGCGGGATCGACCTCGTTCATGACCGGCGCGGCCGTGCGGTTCATCCTGCGCGATGCGACCTCCGGCGACCTGGCGCCCAACACCGGCAGCATCAGCTACACGTTCACCGTCGGCAGCGACGTGGCGCCCACGCTGCCGCTGGGCCGTAACGATCCGTCGCACATCCGCATCATGTCGTGGAACATCCTGTCGGATGGTCTCTGGACTGCGTCCAAGCAGCCGGCGCAGAACCGCATTTTCGATGCCATCGACCCCGACTTCATGGTGCTGTGCGAGGTGTGGAACCACACCGCGGCGCAGACCGCCGCGCAGGTGGAAGTCTTCCTGCCGAGCGGCCCCGGCGAACAGTGGTACGCCGCGAAGATCGACGACGGCAACGTGATCGTCAGCCGCTTCCCCATCCTGCAGACATGGCTGGTGAACAACAACACCTCGCTGCGCGAAACCGCGGCGCTGCTCGACCTGGGCCCCTCGCAGTCGACGGACCTGCTGTTCATCGGCGCCCACCTGCGCTGCTGCACCGACGACGCCACGCGCCAGGAGGAAGCCGACGGCATCATCTCGTTCCTGCGCGACGCGCGCACCGCCGGCGGCCGCCTCACCCTGCCCGCGAACACGCCGGTGATCATGGCCGGCGACATGAACCTGGTGGGCTGGCAGCAGCAGCTCGACACCATCCTCACCGGCGACATCATCGACAACGGCACCTACGGCGTCGACTCCCCGCCCGACTGGGACGGCACCGCCTTCGCCGTGCCGCCCTCGCGCCACCCCGACGGCCGCGCCAGCTACACCTGGCGCAGCGACACCAGCACCTTCTACCCGGGCGTGCTGGACTGGATCTTCTACACCGACAGCGCCCTGACGCTGCACAACCACTTCATCCTCGAGACACGCACGATGCAGCCGGCCACGCTGACGGCCACCGGCCTGCTGGCGTCCGACATCCCGACCGCCAGCGACCACGCCCCGCGCGTGGCCGACTTCACGGTGGGCACGTACGTGGCATCGGTGCCGGGTGCGGGCTCTTCTGTCGGCGCCGCCGCGCGCCTGCTGCCCAACGCCCCGAACCCGTTCAACCCTTCGACGCAGCTCCGCTTCGCCCTGGACGCCGCCGGCGACGCCGCCCTGAACGTGTACGACGTGCAGGGTCGCCTGGTGCGGGCGTTCCCCGCGGCGGGCTACGATGCGGGTGTGCACTCCGTTGTCTGGGATGGCCGAGATTTCGGCGGCCGGCCGGTGGCCTCGGGTGTGTACCAGGTGGTGCTGAGTGCACGCGTCGGGGGGGAGCTGGTGCGCGAGGTGCGGTCGGTGGTGCTGGTGGAGTAG
- a CDS encoding HNH endonuclease codes for MPAFTLPVYEAGQSAARVDEALHQALAVGDRAHECAVLWFAEVQRRGLFRELGYASRHLYATQALGFSDNRAWQFKRLADDLDRLPLLREAVTVGELGWTKAQQVARVATAETQAAWVAQAKTQGRRELEREVQAARKRARVGASAAASAQMTFGDDPALAPAQVPAMVSAPDPGFAPLQATEASTYQVTLRLDAVQLARFEALLEAARKARVAPATADRAELVLAGLAALVEGAGVGGGEPAMMAVDDAEAASAAPALPAKESPGRNVARRATRHMATQIVVHQCPTCEAAAAVTARGELPLAPAQVAALTCDARVRERGRPNRATIPPALRAAVLVRDRHRCASPGCGATRFLEVHHITPRQAGGANTADNLVTLCSRCHAFAHARGALAPAQVRAQVPVEQVAVEQVPAEQVPAAQVPVKETAMALAAAV; via the coding sequence ATGCCCGCCTTCACCCTGCCCGTCTATGAAGCCGGCCAGTCGGCCGCGCGTGTCGATGAAGCGCTGCACCAGGCCCTTGCTGTGGGCGATCGGGCCCACGAATGCGCCGTGCTCTGGTTCGCCGAGGTGCAGCGGCGCGGGCTCTTTCGCGAGCTGGGTTACGCCAGCCGTCACCTCTACGCGACGCAGGCCCTCGGTTTCAGCGACAACCGCGCCTGGCAGTTCAAGCGGCTGGCCGATGACCTCGACCGGCTGCCCCTGCTCCGCGAAGCGGTCACCGTCGGGGAGCTCGGCTGGACCAAGGCGCAGCAGGTGGCGCGCGTGGCCACCGCCGAAACGCAGGCCGCCTGGGTGGCGCAGGCGAAGACGCAGGGGCGGCGCGAACTCGAGCGCGAGGTGCAGGCGGCGCGGAAGCGGGCGCGGGTGGGTGCTTCGGCGGCGGCCTCTGCGCAGATGACGTTCGGGGATGATCCCGCACTTGCGCCGGCGCAAGTGCCGGCGATGGTGTCCGCGCCGGACCCCGGGTTCGCGCCGTTGCAGGCCACGGAGGCATCCACATACCAGGTCACGCTGCGCCTCGATGCTGTGCAGCTCGCCCGCTTCGAGGCGCTTCTCGAGGCGGCGCGCAAGGCGCGGGTGGCGCCGGCCACGGCCGATCGCGCCGAGCTGGTATTGGCGGGGTTGGCGGCGCTGGTCGAGGGGGCGGGTGTTGGTGGCGGGGAGCCGGCAATGATGGCCGTCGATGACGCCGAGGCGGCGTCAGCTGCGCCCGCATTGCCCGCGAAGGAGTCACCCGGTCGCAACGTCGCGAGAAGGGCCACTCGCCATATGGCCACGCAGATCGTCGTACACCAGTGTCCCACCTGCGAAGCCGCTGCCGCCGTGACCGCGCGGGGCGAACTGCCACTTGCGCCAGCGCAAGTCGCGGCGCTGACCTGCGACGCGCGCGTGCGCGAGCGGGGCCGGCCCAACCGGGCGACGATTCCGCCCGCGCTGCGGGCGGCCGTGCTGGTGCGGGATCGGCATCGTTGCGCGTCGCCGGGTTGCGGGGCCACGCGGTTCCTGGAAGTGCACCACATCACGCCGCGCCAGGCCGGCGGGGCCAACACAGCGGACAACCTGGTGACGTTGTGCAGCCGGTGTCATGCGTTCGCGCATGCGAGGGGGGCACTTGCGCCGGCGCAAGTGAGAGCGCAAGTGCCGGTGGAGCAAGTGGCGGTGGAGCAAGTGCCGGCGGAGCAAGTGCCGGCGGCGCAAGTGCCGGTGAAGGAAACGGCGATGGCTCTGGCAGCGGCCGTGTAG
- a CDS encoding DUF2892 domain-containing protein, with protein sequence MTLNEMLRAIAGFFVLLSVALGWFVSPYWFAFTAFVGVNLIQSAFTRWCPMIALLRKLGVPEVRGGGCC encoded by the coding sequence ATGACCCTCAACGAAATGCTCCGCGCCATCGCCGGCTTCTTCGTCCTGCTCTCGGTTGCCTTGGGCTGGTTCGTGAGCCCGTACTGGTTCGCCTTCACGGCCTTCGTCGGCGTGAACCTGATCCAGTCGGCCTTCACCCGGTGGTGCCCGATGATCGCGCTGCTCCGCAAGCTCGGCGTGCCCGAGGTGCGCGGGGGCGGGTGCTGCTGA
- a CDS encoding STAS domain-containing protein, producing the protein MAGESVFFARPAAVLRGYDRAANLKPDLAAGLAVAVVLLPQAIAFATLAELPPQMGLYTGVVAAIVGALWGSSRLLQTGPTNTSSMLIFATLLIAAAPGTEDYVRAAGYLAVMVGLLRLTMGLLRLGVLVHFVADSVIVGFTAGAGVLIMINEMRHVLRLEIPSVPELGLTVRMILLRIEFVHWPSVALALGAFLVALLFKRGGPRMPGAFVAMAAAGVATALLDLDSHGVQVLGAIPRSLPPLAHLPVLDMALIWRLAPGAVAVAAIGLVESISMARAIAARDGDRLDVNQEFVGQGLASVAAGMFTGFACTGSWLRSATNREAGGRTPIAAASSGLWLLLIVLAGAPLAAYLPRAALAGILILTAGSLIDRREMARVIRTSRGDTSIMVATFVSALTMPLQFAILAGVLVSFGRFLLKTSTPGVHAVVPDENFRHFVRVEGQPSCPQLGVIEIEGPLYFGAVNHVEDAIRANLEANPQQKYLLLRMHMVDHCDVSGLHMLESILRLYRRRGGDMFLEGVRPDVRRMSALSGFNAVLGAGNMLDEENAISHLFHKVLNPGYCVYECPERVFGECQAIPKDPQGARLPDYEHLPERAPAELSPSDLRARLDRPEGGALVIDVGEPGEFRNWHIPQARNVPLRLLATEGAFLPRDRALVFVSRLGRRSLLGAGIMQDLGHPEVYTLRGGMLAWEAAGFPIAVE; encoded by the coding sequence CTGGCCGGCGAGTCGGTGTTCTTTGCGCGGCCTGCCGCCGTGCTGCGCGGCTATGACCGCGCCGCGAACCTGAAGCCCGACCTCGCGGCCGGCCTGGCCGTGGCCGTGGTGCTGCTGCCGCAGGCCATCGCCTTCGCCACACTGGCCGAACTGCCGCCGCAGATGGGCTTGTACACCGGCGTCGTGGCGGCCATCGTCGGTGCGCTGTGGGGCAGTTCGCGCCTGCTGCAGACCGGCCCGACCAACACCAGCAGCATGCTCATCTTCGCCACGCTATTGATCGCCGCGGCGCCCGGCACCGAGGACTACGTACGCGCGGCCGGCTACCTGGCGGTGATGGTGGGATTGCTGCGGCTGACGATGGGCCTGCTGCGCCTGGGCGTGCTGGTGCACTTCGTGGCCGACAGCGTCATCGTCGGGTTCACGGCCGGCGCCGGCGTGCTGATCATGATCAACGAGATGCGCCACGTGCTGCGGCTCGAGATCCCCAGCGTGCCGGAGCTGGGCCTGACCGTGAGAATGATCCTGCTGCGCATCGAGTTCGTGCACTGGCCGAGCGTAGCGCTGGCCCTCGGCGCCTTCCTCGTGGCCCTGTTGTTCAAGCGTGGCGGCCCGCGCATGCCGGGCGCCTTCGTGGCCATGGCCGCGGCCGGCGTGGCGACGGCGCTGCTCGACCTCGACAGCCACGGCGTGCAGGTGCTGGGCGCCATCCCGCGCTCGCTGCCGCCGCTGGCGCACCTGCCGGTGCTCGACATGGCCCTCATCTGGCGGCTGGCCCCGGGCGCGGTGGCGGTGGCGGCCATCGGCCTGGTCGAGTCGATCTCGATGGCGCGCGCGATCGCCGCGCGCGACGGCGACCGGCTCGACGTGAACCAGGAGTTCGTGGGCCAGGGCCTGGCCAGCGTGGCCGCCGGCATGTTCACGGGATTTGCCTGCACCGGTTCCTGGCTGCGTTCGGCCACGAACCGCGAGGCGGGCGGGCGCACGCCGATCGCCGCGGCCAGCAGCGGCCTCTGGCTGCTGCTGATCGTGCTGGCGGGGGCGCCGCTGGCCGCCTACCTGCCGCGCGCGGCGCTGGCCGGCATCCTCATCCTGACGGCGGGCTCGCTCATTGACCGGCGCGAGATGGCGCGCGTGATCCGCACCAGCCGCGGCGACACCTCGATCATGGTGGCGACGTTCGTCTCGGCGCTGACGATGCCGCTGCAGTTCGCGATCCTGGCCGGCGTGCTGGTCAGTTTCGGCCGCTTCCTGCTGAAGACGTCGACGCCGGGCGTGCACGCGGTGGTGCCGGACGAGAACTTCCGGCATTTCGTGCGCGTGGAGGGCCAGCCGTCGTGCCCGCAGCTGGGCGTGATCGAGATCGAGGGGCCGCTCTACTTCGGCGCCGTCAACCACGTCGAAGACGCCATCCGCGCCAATCTCGAGGCGAATCCACAGCAGAAGTACCTGCTGTTGCGGATGCACATGGTCGACCACTGCGACGTGAGCGGCCTCCACATGCTCGAGTCGATCCTGCGCCTGTACCGGCGGCGCGGCGGCGACATGTTCCTGGAGGGCGTGCGGCCCGACGTGCGGCGCATGAGCGCGCTGTCCGGCTTCAACGCCGTCCTGGGCGCCGGCAACATGCTGGACGAGGAGAACGCCATCAGCCACCTGTTCCACAAGGTGCTGAACCCGGGCTACTGTGTGTACGAGTGCCCCGAACGCGTGTTCGGCGAGTGCCAGGCCATTCCCAAGGACCCGCAGGGGGCGCGGTTGCCCGACTACGAGCACCTGCCGGAGCGAGCGCCGGCCGAACTGTCGCCCAGCGACCTGCGGGCACGCCTGGACAGGCCGGAAGGCGGCGCCCTCGTGATCGACGTGGGCGAGCCCGGCGAGTTCCGCAACTGGCACATCCCCCAGGCCCGCAACGTGCCGCTGCGCCTGCTGGCGACCGAAGGCGCCTTCCTGCCGCGCGACCGCGCGCTGGTCTTCGTCAGCCGCCTCGGCCGTCGCAGCCTGCTGGGCGCGGGCATCATGCAGGACCTGGGGCACCCCGAAGTGTACACGCTGCGCGGCGGCATGCTGGCGTGGGAGGCGGCGGGTTTCCCGATCGCGGTGGAGTAG